In Candidatus Hydrogenedentota bacterium, the sequence ATCCAGGGCAGCCTCGACATCGAACGCGGGCCGGTGCTTCGCTTCGCGGTACTGCGTTTCGGGCGCGGCCGGCCCGACGCAGTCATCGCGGCCGTTCATCACCTCGTTATCGACGCGGTTTCGTGGCGTATCGTCCTGGAGGACCTCGAGCGCGCATACGACCAGATTATGCGCGGCGTGCCGAATACCTTCTTGCCAAAGACGACATCGTTCAAACACTGGTCGACCCGACTGAGCGCGCTTGCGGCGCACGATAGAACGGGCGTCGGCGCACGCTATTGGCGGGCCCACTGCGACGACCCAGCGCCCGCCATCCCGACCGAACTTGCCGCCGGCCCGAATTCCAGCGGATCAAGCTCGACACTGCACGTTGCTCTGGACGCGGACCGTGCCACAAAATTATTCGATCGCTTTAACCATGCAGACGGAGCGCACCTGCTCGATGCGCTGGCCGCAGGATTGGCGGGCGCGTTCGTCGAATGGACCGGAGGCGACGCGTTCGCATTCAACCTGGAAACACACGGACGCGAACATTCCTTCGATGACGTCGATCTCTCGCGTACCGTCGGCTGGTTTACGTCGCTCATACCGGTCCGCTTGCACATCGACGCGAACGCCGATACTCCGTCGCGCGTCGCGCACGTGGCGGCACAACTCCACGAAGCCCGGAAACACGCGTTGGACTTCGGCGTTCGGCGCTTTCTCGCTGATGATAATCCGGCCCGCAGCGACCTCCCACGATTCGCCGACGTGAGTTTCAATTACATGGGTGACATAGATCGGTTGTCGCCGGCGGGACGCCTGTTTACGACGGATTCCTTGTCGCAGAATTTTCGCGGCAACTATCATCCCGAGTCGGAGCGCGCGTGTCTGATAGAAATCAATGGTTTCGCGCACGACCGCACCCTGCATTTCTATTGGACCTACAGCGCCAACCGACACCGCCCAGATACCATTGCGCGTCTCGCGAACACGTTTATTCAACAACTCGAGACAATCGCGGACGCCCACGTCGGCGCGCCGGCTCCGCCGAAGAGCATTGCCGAAACGTTCAATTTCGCGGAGATGGGTACGCTGATTCCGATTAAGCCAACGGGATCGCGTCCCCCATTCTTCTGTGTACCGGGCGGTGGCGGCGTCGTCTTTCCGTTCTACAACCTGGTGCCATATCTCGACGCCGATCAGCCGCTTTACGGTCTGCAGGACCCGAGCCTAGACGAAAACGTCGCCCCATTCGAACGGGTCGAGGACCTCGCGGCGTTTTACCTGGATCGCATGCGTTCGGTGCAACCGCACGGGCCCTACTACGTCGCCGGCTGGTCCTTCGGCGGGGCAGTCGCGTACGAGATCGCACAACAAGCCGTCCACGCGGGCGAAGACGTCGCGCTCGTAGCAATCATGGACCAACTGGCGCCTCCCCTGCTCGAGACCCGCGGTACGTTGCGCCAGCGTCTCGGCAAGATCGTCCCGGCGATCGCCGTGCTCGGGCGCACGGTAAAGGGCAGTTTTCCGTACGTGCGCGACGGGCTCTATCTCGTCTTTAGCCGCGACCGTCAAAACGGAAATGGCGGCGCCGGCAGAATCTCGCTCGTCGACTACTTCACATGGGCTTGGCGTGACGCCTTGTTCAAATCGTTCCTGCAGCAGGCCGACATCGCGCGCGTGGCCGTGGCGGACTCGAGTTACGTGAAGTTCAAACAACCGGCGACCATGCGCGTCATGTACGTGTTGCGCTCGCACGTGCGCGCACTCAAATTCTACCGGGCCCGGCCGTTCCCCGGTGTCGTCGACGTCTTCCGCTCTATCGACGATTGGAAAGACCTAAAACTGGACGACGACGAGGATCTGGGATGGGGTGCGCTCGCGGAAGGCGGCATACGGGTCCATCGCATCAGTGGGAGCCACGTCACGCTCATGCGCAAACCACACATCTTTGAGTTTGCGCACAACCTTAACGAGCGACTGCGCGAAACGCAGCCCGCGAAGCGCTACGACGGAGTTTCTTCGGCGATTAGGTAAATGCGAGAGCGAAGAGAACCACGAGCATAAGGAGCGCTACGCCGATTCCCCAGCTCGAGTTGTATCCCCACGATCCGCCGCTTCCAAATGTAAATCGGTAACAGTCCATTTCGACAACCATGTTCGCGTGCAGTCCACGCGCCCGGCTCCTTCCCTATTATCCAACATTTCGGCCCCGCGCGTATCTTTCCGCGAAATGATTCCTGCCAGGAGGAATCTGCCGCTGGCTGGAAATAAGTGCCGTAGTGAACGGACACCGAACCGCAAGTACATACTACATAACTAATTTGTTTTCATATACTTATGAGATAAGCACGGATAGGCATGCACATTGCGTCAGCGAATGGCGAGAGTCTTTTGACGGAGAGACTTTCACAGGTGGTGGGGCGACCCGGACGCGGGTCGCCTCGCTTTACGAAATCACTTGACGGAGACGACGGTGGCCTTTGAGGGTGTAAGCAGTGTTCGCTTGTTACAGGACGCGATGCGCGTGTGTGTCCAGAACCACACGGTCATCGCGAACAACATTGCGAACGCGGACACCCCGAATTTTACCCCGTCGAAACTCGATTTTCAGGGTACTCTGCAAGAGACCTTAGGGGGGCGCGGCCGTTTCTCCCTCCGCAAGACTCAGGCCCGCCACCTTGACATTTCCCGCGAAATTCCGCGTTTTGAGCATATTGCACTTTCGAGCAAGAATGACTACAATAAAGTCGACCTAGAACAAGAGATGGCCGATCTTTCCGAAAATACCGGAAAGTACACAATATATGGTAGTCTCTTGGTCAAGCAGTTTAAGCAGGCCAAGGACATGTTGGCGGGCCTTCGGTAGGGGAGTGCGAAGCGGTTGATGCGTAAAGGGTTTCGCTCGTGCTAGAAGCGGTTTCGGCAAAAGAGATTGCGGTCAGCGGCCTCAAGGCCCAGCGTACCCGCATGAATCTTATCGCGAACAACATCGCCAACGCCCTCACCCCCACGACCGCCAAGGGCGGGGCATTCCGTCGGCAACTGGCCATTCTCAGCGGCGAAGGCATCAAGAGCGGCATCCTGCCGAACAAGCTTGGCGTAAAGGTCGAGCGCGTAATGTCCGACCCGTCGCCATTCCGGCAGGTTTACGAACCGAGTAATCCGTATGCAAACGCGGACGGATACGTCGAGTATCCAAACGTTGACCTTGCGGTGGAGATGGCGGACCTGGTTTCGGCCCAGCGCGCATACGAGGCGAACATCGCTGTAATCGTTTCGAGCCGGCGTATGGCGCAGAAAGCGCTCGAGATAATTCAGGTGTAAGGAAAGTGGAACGGACGTAACGGACAAGAGGGACTTGAAGGGGCGACAGCCCCAAGGGACCCATGAGTTTGTAAATCAAAATGGCTGACCCACTCAACATCAGCGGCATCACCCCAGGGCGGATCGAGATCGATCCGTCCAAGATGCGGACGCCCGCGCCATCGTCTGCGCCGGTTGAGGGCAAATCATTCAAGGACGTACTTGCCGATTCAATCGGTGAAGTGCAACGCCTGCAGTCCGAGGCGGACACGACAATCAAGAAACTGGTGTCCGGCGAAATCAAAGACGTTACGGAAGCCATGGTCGCCGTTGAGAAGGCAGACGTGTCGTTTCAAACGATGATGGCCGTGCGTAACAAGATAGTGGCCGCGTACGAAGAGATTATGCGGATGCAGGTATAGCAGTGCGGCGCCGGGCTGTCCGGCGCCGAACGAACGAGAGACAGGCCTGTGAGTATTCTCCGTCGACTCAAGGCCGGCATCGAGGCCCAGTGGCGCGCATTGCCACTGTGCGATCGGCGCCGGTGCATGCTGGTATCGGTTCTGGTGCCTCTGGCGGCCGTTACCGCCTACGACGCGCGCCCGCGATCGGACGAGTTCGAGGCCTTGGCCTCGGGGCTGACATCGTCGGAATCGAGCGCGGTGCTCGGGCACCTCGAAAACCGGCACGTTCCCTACGTTTTGATGGACGGCGGGCAGACTGTGATGGTGCCGGCCACCCAGCGCGCGGAGTTGACAGTTGAATTGACTCGATTGGCCCTGATGCGGGACGGGCTGTTTCCCGCTGGCGGGGACATAGGCCTGAGGGCGGACCGAACGACGCGGGAAATGGAATTGGCGGACTGGAATCGTCCCCGTGCGCAGGCGCAGGCACGCGGTGCTTCGGAGCAGTAACGCAGTTACGAACACACACGCGAATAAGCGCTGAAATGCAGTAAGGGGAACAGCCGTGTTGCAATTTGCTCGTCAATTTCTCGCGGGGCTAGTGCTGGCGTGGGACCGTTTGTCCGCCAGCGCCCGAGTGACGGTCGCGGTGGCATTCCTTTTCACCGTGGCAATTATCGCGGCCATGGTGACGATCGGCAGCCGCCCGCAGTATGTCGAACTCTATTCCGGATTGTCGCCGCAAGACATGCTTGCGGTGCAGAGCCGCCTCGATCAGGAGGGCGTCCCGTGGCAGTTGGACGCGTCCGGCAAGTCTATCAAGGTCCCGCTCCAGCATCGCAGCGACATGATGGTCAAAATCGGCGGCGCGGGCATCGTGAAATCGCAGGGCGCCGCGCCGGGCATGGAGCTTTTCGACGACACAAACCTCATGCAGACGCAGTTTACGCAGGACGTGAACCTCATGCGCGCGAAGACCGGCGAGCTGCAGAATTTGCTGGGGCGCTACTCGTTCATCCGCGCCGCGTACGTGAGCATCGGTGAGGCAAGAGAAGAATTCTTCTCGGCGGACCAGCTTCCGATCCAAGCGAACGTAACGATCGACGTCGCGCAGAACCTGACGGAAGAGCAGGTTAGAGCCGTCATCAACACGGTCGCGTCGTCCATCGCCGGTCTATCCAAGGACCACATCAACCTCGCGACTACGGACGGCAACCTGCTGAAGCCCCTCGCCGACAACGATTTCGATTCTATCGCGAGCACCAAGCTCGACCTGGCGCGCAGCGAACGAAACCACTTGAAGCGTGAAGCGGAAGCCGCGTTGCGGGAATTCGGCATTCGCAGCGTCGTGACAGTCATGCTGGACGTGGACAACACGACAAAGAAAGAAACGAAGGAACAGATCGAGAAGGGCGTCGCGGTCAGCACGCTCAAGGTTAAGAACCAGACGAACAGTTCCGCCGCGTCGCCCTCCGGCCCCGCCGGCGCCCGGGCAAACCTGCCCGCGGACGCGCAGAACGCCGGCGGCGAATCGAATTCCCAGACGGAAACGCAGCAGCTCACCAACACCGAGCCTTCCCGCACCACCACGATCACCGAGTCTTCCCCCGGGAAGGTGACGGTAACCGGAGCGACGGTAATCGTCGAGGGCAAGTATGAAGATGAACTCGACGCGCAAGGCGCGGCCACGGGTAAGAAGACGTATGTGCCACCCGACAAGAAGAAACTCGAAACGTACCAAAACCTTGTGGCAACCGCAGTCGGCGTTACCGTCGACAAGGTGAAAATTAGCGACCATCCATTTGAGTTGCAGCAACTTGCGGCTGCAACACCCGCCGTCGCGGCGGCGGCAAGCCCACTTTCGTTCGGTGCGGTACAATTAGACGGGATATTGAAGATCGTGGCAGTGGCCCTGCTCTTCTTTGTCGTGCGATTCTTGGCGCTGCGCGCCACGGTCCGCAAGGCACAGATGGACGACAGCGTCGAGATCGAGCTGCCCAAGGCCAGCCCCGAAGAATTGCGCAAGCGCGAGATAGCGACCGAAGTGGAGCGCGTGTCGCAAGAGCAGCCGGAAGCGGTTGCGTCCTTGCTGCGTACGTGGCTGAGCGAGACGGAGGAGTAATCCGTTGCCGCCTAAAGCATTAAAGGAACTCGACGGCCGAACGAAGGCGGCGGTCTTTTTGGCATGCCTCGGCCCGAAAAACGCGAGCCGCGTTCTAGCGAAATTGAGCGAAGACGAGATCGAACAGCTCACGCTCGACCTATCGAGCCTCGGCGCGGTCGAACCGGAAATCCGCGAGAAAGTGGTGGAAGAATTCCACCAGATGTACCTCGCGAACCGTTACGTCACCGCGGGAGGCGTGGACTACGCGCGAAACCTGCTCGAATCTGCGCTCGGCCCTGAGCGCGCCATGGAAGTGCTCACGAAACTTCAGAGCAGCTTGACGGAGGTCCCCTTCGAATTCCTGAAGCGCGCGGACCCGTCGCAGATTTGCACATTCATACAGGACGAACATCCGCAGACGATCTCGCTCATTCTCGCGCACCTCTCGCCAAAAGTGTCGAGCATCGTGCTGTCCGCGCTGCCGCAGGACTTGCGCGCGGAAATCATCATGCGCATCGCGTCCATGGACCGGACCCCGCCGGAGATCGTGCGCGAAGTCGAGCGCGTGCTCGAACGCAAGATGGCGTCCGTGTTCAGCCAGGGTTTCACGTTTGCAGGCGGCGTGAAGGAAGTCGCGGAAATACTCAATAACATCGATCGCGGGTCCGAGAAGTCGATCATGGCGACGCTCTCCGAGCGCGACCCCGAGTTGGCCGAAGAGATCGCGCGGCTGATGTTCACGTTCGACGACGTGATCAAGGTGGACAACAGCGGCATTCAGAAAGCGCTGCGCGAGATCGACCAACGCGACCTTGCGCTGGCGCTCAAGACGGCGGGCGAGGACCTCGCCAACAAGATACTCAACAACATGTCCGAGCGCGCCCGCACCATGATTCGCGAGGAAATGGAGTACATGGGCCCGGTCAAACTAAAGAACGTCGAGGAAGCGCAGCAGAAGATCGTCAACATTATCCGCCGCCTCGAGGACGCCGGCGAAATCGTCATCAACCGCGGCGGCGCGGGTGGCGGCGACGAAATAGTCGTCTAGGCGCGGCGAGGATCGCGCATGTCGAAGGTCTTCAAATCTCAACGCGTGCCGGCCAAGAAGCGGCGCCGCGTCGAGAAGACCGTGGCCGCATTTTCGCGGCCCGATCTCGCGAGCGCGCCCGCGATCGACATGGACCCCACGGAACTCGAAACGCCGATGGAACGCGCCGAGCGCATGTACCAGGAAGCGTATGCCGCGGGCCGCGACGCCGGTATGGAGGCGGGTTTCGCCCAGTTCAAAGAACTCGTCGGCGAGGCACACAAGGCGCTCGATAGCGCGGCGCACGCGCTGCGCGAAGCCAACGCGGCGTTTCTCGAGTCCGTCGAACCCCAGGTCGTCGAGTTGGCGAAAGCGGTCGCGTCGCGCATCCTTCGGCGCGAATCGCGCACCGATGTCGAACTCGTCCGCAACACGGTCCGCGCCGCGTTGGAAAACCTCACCGAGCGTAAGCACGCAATTGTTCGGCTCAATCCGGGAGATATGCAGGCACTCACCGAGCGCGGCGTATCGTTGGAACAGTTCTTCGAATCGTTCGAGCGGGTCGACGTCATGCCCGACGAGTCCGTGCCGCATGGAGGGTGCACGGTGGAAACGAAGATGGTGGATATCGATGCGCGGCTGGATACGCAACTGATGCGCATCTTCGACGCGATCGAGGAATAGCCTGATGCCCGTCTCGCTCGAACGGCGCATGGAACGCGTGATGGCCGCGAGGCCCATCGCAGTGTACGGCAAGATTGTCGACGTCGTTGGTCTCACCATCGAGGCCACCGGACCGCCGATGCACATTGGCGATCTCTGCTACATTCGCCCCCCGCGCAACGGCGAAACCGTGCCCGCGGAAGTGGTGGGATTTCGCGGGAGCCGAATCTTGTTGATGCCGCTCGGCGATATCGCGGGCATCGCACCGAACAGCCTGGTCGAGCCGACGTTTCGCCCCCAGTCCGTGCGGGTCGGACTCGACTTGCTCGGGCGCGTAATCGGCAGCATGGGTAATCCGCTCGACGGCGGGCCGGCCCCTTCCGGCTCGTCGCACGTCTCGCTCTCGATGTCGCCGCCATCCCCGTTGACGCGGCGCCGCATCACCGAACCACTATCGACGGGCGTTCGTTCGATAGACGGATGCATTACCGTGGGCAAGGGACAGCGCGTAGGCATTCTCTCGGGCAGCGGCGTCGGCAAAAGCAAACTCATCGGAATGATTGCGCGCAACACGAGCGCGGACGTGAACGTCATCGCGCTTGTGGGCGAACGCGGTCGCGAAGTGCGCGAATTCATCGAAGGCGACCTCGGCCCGCACGGGCTGGCGCGATCGGTTGTCGTCGTAGCGACGTCAGACGAGCCGGCGCTGATGCGCATCAAGGGTGCGCTCGTTGCGACCGCCGTCGCGGAGTGGTTTCGCGATCAGGGCGCGGACGTCTTGCTCATGATGGACAGCGTGACGCGCTTCGCGATGGCGCAGCGCGAAGTCGGACTCGCCGTCGGCGAACCGCCTACCACGCGCGGCTACCCGCCGTCGGTGTACGCGCTGTTGCCGAAACTGCTCGAGCGCGCGGGCACGTCCGACAAGGGCAGCATCACCGGAATCTATTCCGTCCTTGTCGAGGCGGACGATTTGAACGATCCGGTCGGCGACGCGGTGCGCAGCATTCTCGACGGACACATTTCGCTGTCACGCGCGCTGGCCAGCCGCAACCATTATCCGGCCGTCGACGTGTTGGAAAGCATCAGTCGGTGTATGATTGACATTACGCCGGACACGCACCGATTGTTGGCGGGCGAGATTCGCAAAGTGCTCGCAACGTACCGCGACGCCGAGGATTTGATCAACATCGGCGCGTACGTCGAGGGAAGCAACCCGGAGATTGACCGCGCGGTGCGGCTCATGCCGGCCGTGCGCCGGTTCTTGCAGCAGGGCCTCAATGAATCGACCAAGTTCGCGGACATTCAGGCGCAGTTGCACAAGGCGGTAAAAGGGTAAAGGCCGTTGCCGAAGCCGTGGCAAAAATACGCCGTGTTGTTGCGCGTGCGCGAGCGGCAGGAACGTTTGAAAGCGCAGGCCCTCGCCGCCGCCCGGCGCGACGTGGGCCGCGCGCAGGCACAGCGCGACGCGTTGGCCGAGGAACAGCAGCGCGTGCTTGTCGAGGCCGGCAACGCGGCGAAACGTAACGTCGACGCGGCGAAGGTGCAGGCCTTCATTCATTACGAACGCCACATTGCGCGGCTCGCGGTTGACAAAGACGCGGAAATCTACTCGTTGAAATCAACTGCGGAAAAACGCCGCGCCGAACTCGAAGAGGCAATGAAGCGCCGTAGGGTCGTCGAACGGTTGAACGAGCGCGAGCGGCTCGCCTACCGCAATCATGTTTTGAAGGAAGAACAGAAGTTGCTCGATGAGACCGCGTCGGTCCAGGCCGCACTCGAGCGCAGGGCGGACCGCGCATGAAAGTCTTCGTCGCGCTGGTCATGGCCATCTTCGCTTTTGCGGCAACCATCGCGGGTGCCTTGTACCTCGCGGGCGGGTTCACGCAGGAAGGCATGCAAAAGCTGCTCGGCATTGAAGCGCCCAAACCGGAGGAAGCCGAACCGCCGTCAGCCGAACAAATTCCGGAAGTGGTCAAGGCGTTGAACGAGCGGGAAGCGGAACTGGCCGAGCGCGAGGCGGCGCTCAAAACCGAGGAAAAACGTATCCTGGAAACGCGCACGCAGTTGGAGGACTTGCGCACGACGCTTGAAGGCCTCGTCGCCGAGGCGACGAAATCGCTTGACGCCGCCGATTCGGACAAGTTCCAGCGGCTGCAAAACGTCGCCAACTCATTGGGCGCGATGGAGCCCGAATCCGCCGCGCAGGCCATGGAATCGTGGTTGCCCAACGACGCTGCCATCGTGCTGCAAATGATAGACGAAGAGGTGCGCGGCGAAATCCTGAACGCCATGCCGCCCGATAAATCCGCGTCTATCCTCACGGCCATGAAGGAAGTATCGGCACCGGCCGTCCCCGCGCAATAGCGCGATCCGCAGCACCTTCACGCAGTTCGCCACCGAACTGCCAGGACTCTCCCACTCCGCGCGACGGCGTGTGCCTGAGCGCGATTTGGATACCCCACGTTCGATTAGAAAGGAGGTGAAGTATGTGCAGATTAGTACGATTGAAGTACGAATCGAAGGCGTAGACCCGAAACCGCCCGCGAAGAAGGACGGCAAGGAAGACGCAGGCATCGAGTCTGCGTTTGCCGCGTTTTTCGCGGACGCGCAGCACGACGTACGTCAGAAATCGGTTGCGAAGAAAACCTCGAGCGAAGATGGAGACTCCGCCGAACGCGCCGGCTCCGTGGCGCACGACGGCGCAAAGCCGTTGCGTCCCGCGGCAGAGGATGCGCAGGAGGCGGCGCCGGATTCCGAAGTCGAATCTACGCCCGGCGGACCCGCTTCGCAGGCGAAAGCTGCCAATGCGGAAGTCTCGGATGATGCTATGTCGAAGGTCGTTGTCGTCTCGGACGGCGTCAAACGCAGTCACGTGAAGTACACGGTGTCGAAAGCGAACGCGCAGGCGGCAATTCATGTCGCAGCAAGTGCGACCGCTGCGGCCACGAAAACTGCCGCGAATGTAATGACGACGGAGGGAGCGCCGACGGTCACGTTGCCGCAGTCGAACGCAACAGTCGAAACGGCGGCAAAGGTTCCAGTAACCGCGCCCCCGCAAATTGCGTTTCCGATGAACCTGGCAGAAATGCCCGTGGTTGAGGCGGAGTTGACCGTGACGCCACCGCCACCAAAGACGATCGCGGAGGCTTCAACGGCAAAGGTCGACGCTGCAACGGACGTTGCGCAGGAAGGCGAATCGATCGACGTCGTGCCAACGGTCGAGGCAAACGTTTCAAGTGACGATGCTGAGTCCGATGGAGAACAGCCGTTGGGCGCCGGGCGCGAACGGCAGCCGCAGGTTACCGTGTCGAAGGCAACGACACACGCGGTAACTCCGCCGTCGGAATCGGTGAAGGCGGAGCGTTCTCCGCGAGCGAAGCCAACACCGGAAGTGCAGCCGGCGGAGACGCCAGTCGCGACAACCGGTGAGGAGGCAGTAACCACAAAGGCAGTCGATGTACCGCCTTCGGCCGAATCGGCCGCGAAAACGCCTGAGGCAGCGTCGAAGCCGGAACCGCAAGTCATTCGCAACGTAACGCAATTGGTCGTGCCGGACGGCTCGATCGTCGCAACCCAAAGCACGGAGACGCGAACCGAAGGCACGCAAGCGTCGGCGCAGCGTGAGGTAGTCGTGGTCGAAAAGGTCACGGTCCAGGCGTTGCCCGAACAGGCGGTGCGCGGCGTCCGTTACATGGCGGCGAACGGCGAACACACGATGCGTATTCGGCTCGTGCCGGAGTCGCTGGGCGAAGTGCGGCTTGAAGTGATCGCGTCGAAAGGCGAGGTCAGCGTCAAGCTCTCGAGCGCGAGCCCCGCGGTGCGCGAAATCCTGCAGACGCATGCGCAGGGTCTGCAGACCGCGATCGCGCAGGACAACCCGGGCGTCGTTCGCGTGACGGTTACGCCGGACGTGTCGAACGGCGCTTGGCTGTCGGGCAATGCCCAGCGCCACAGCGGGCAGCACGAAGGCGGCGCGCAGCAACGCGCCGGGACGCCGTCGTCGTATCACGCATCGAAACAGGACCCACCCAGTGCGTCGCGCCGCGAAACGGCGCACGCAGGAAACCTCAACGTGTACGTATAAGGAAAGGAACAAGAAACAATGAGTGTGTTATCCAGCATCGGATCGGAGCTGCGCAGTTTGCTCCGGCCCGTGGCGCGCGGCAGCGACGTTCTTTCGCCGCTGAGCAAGGCCGCCGCGAGCGATCCGGTCGAGGAGGCGTTGATGAAAGCCATCCAGACCAACAGCAGCCAGAAGGCCGGCGCCAGCGACACCGGTGCGTCGTCTACATCGACGGAACTCGGCAAGGACACGTTCCTGCAGTTGCTCGTCGAGCAGATGCGCTACCAGGACCCGCTCGCGCCGACGGACAACGCGCAGATGATCGCGCAGCTTGCCCAGTTTTCCGCGCTCGAACAGATGAATAACCTGAACGAGTCGTTCGAGGAGTTGAGCGGCAATCTCGATCAGCTCAATTTCCTGTCCGCGTCTTCCATGATTGGAAAGCATGTGGCGGGGATTGGCGCCGACGGCAGCACGATAACCGGTGTGGTCAGTGGCGTCACGATGAAAGGCAGCATCGTCTACCTGACCGTTGGCGACAAGCAACTGTCGATGGCGGGCGTGCAGACGATCTCGGACGCGGCATGATCAACCGAATCGAACTGCAAACGCGCGCGGCAAAGGCGGCGCCCGGTGCGTCATATAGCGCGAAGCCGGGCCCAACGGCCTTTGCCGACGTGTTCGCCGAGCAGTTGCGCGGCGGAAAGGCTGTGAAGTTCTCCGCCCACGCGACACAGCGGCTCGCCGACCGGCGCATCGCGTTGACGCAGAACGACGAAGCGAGCATCGCGCGCGCCGTGGACAAGGCGGCCGCGAAGGGCGCTCGAGAAACCCTGCTCCTCATGGACAAGCTCGCGCTCGTTGTGAGCGTGCCGAACCGCACCGTTATCACCGCCATGTCGCAACACGAACTTGGCGACACCGTATTCACCAACATCGACAGCGCAGTGCTGGTCGCCCCGGCGGCGACGGAACTGAGCGCTTGAGATGAAGACAGATCGCTTCAATGTTCGATGCATTCACGTTGCCATTTGTGCTCGTAATCGTAATCGTGCTCGTAATCGTAATCGATTTCTCGATCCGAAAACGGCCATACCGCATTCGCGTGTACGAAAGGCAAGTAACAAGACTGAAAACATGGGCTGGTCCCCGTTTGTGGGGGAGCCCTCTATCGCGCCGCGGACTGACTGAAGCGGCGCAAACCACAGGGAGTTTCCAAGTATGGGTTCAGCAATTTACGCGGGTGTGACGGGATTGCAGGTGCATCAGCGCCGGCTCGACGTCATCGCCAGCAACATCGCCAACGTAAACACGACGGGCTATCGCGGTTCGCGCGTGTTGTTTCAGGATTTGTTCTCACAGACGCTGCAGGGGCCCCGCGCGCCCGTTGGCGCCTTCGGCGGCAACAACCCGATGCAGATCGGACTCGGCGTGCGCCTGGGGTCCATTGACACGAACTTCCAGCAGGGCACGCTGCAAACCACCGGCGTCGCATCGGACCTCGCGATCCAGGGCGGCGGCTTCTTCGTCTTGAGCGATGGATCGGGCAATTACTATACCCGCGACGGTTCGTTCGACATCAACGCGAATGGTCAGCTCATCG encodes:
- a CDS encoding flagellar hook capping protein, which gives rise to MKAIQTNSSQKAGASDTGASSTSTELGKDTFLQLLVEQMRYQDPLAPTDNAQMIAQLAQFSALEQMNNLNESFEELSGNLDQLNFLSASSMIGKHVAGIGADGSTITGVVSGVTMKGSIVYLTVGDKQLSMAGVQTISDAA